The DNA segment atattttcagttgtttcacactttttttgttatgtatataattccatatataattccacatgtgtttattcatagttttgatgccttcagtgtgaatctacaattttcatagtcatgaaaataaagaaaactctttgaatgagaaggtgtgtccaaacttttggtctgtactgtatatatattatattatcatatatcatattatatcgTACTGATAGTTGATAAtagacaaatgtgaccctggaccacaaaaccagtcataagggtacatttttcgaaattaagatttatacatcatctgaaagctgaataaataagctttccgttgatgtatggtttgttaggatatgacaatattaagccgagatacaactatttgaaaatctggaatctgagggtgcaaaaaaatctaaatattgagaaaatcacctttgaagttgtccaaatgaagttcttagcaatgcatattactaatgcaaaattaagttttaatatagttacggtagaaaatttacaaaatattttcatggaatatgatctttacttaatgtccgaataatttttgcataaaagaaGAATCTatatttttgacccatacaatgttttttggctatttctacaaatataccccagagacttaagactgcttttgtgctccagggtcacaaatctgagcacagttggAGACATTACTGAGACATTAATTTATATGTCTTTTACTTGGGAGGAACATCTGAAGTAAAAAGTGTTACTGAACAAAAcctattaatgttatttatttgtcaGAGAAACAATGGACTCTATGCACAGAGTGTTCTGTAGATCTTCCGCATTAAGAAAAGCCAGCTCGTAACCTTCCAGTGAAGCATCACTTGATGTTGTGGTGTGAATAGGAAGAGACTCTTGAGACACTCATAGAAACATCTCCTGCCTTGTTATTTTAAGAAACTGAGAAACAAAATGATTGCAACAACATTTCAGTCCAAAATACACACAGCAGCACCTTCACAGATATCTCACTTGCGATTTCTCTTTCTAACAAGTCAAAGGGCTGTTTTGAACTTTGCAGATGACCCTGATGCAGCAGAACTGATGGGTTGTTTACAGAAACCGCTGAAATATCTTCAGAACGCTCTGTGCATATAGTCCATTggtataataatatttcacatgtgTCCTCACACCGGAGATTGTGTTTTGTGGACTTGGGAGATCATGTGGGTGTCCCGACACAAACATGAACAGCCTCATTATCTATTTCAACTCCCTGAAGTGCTAATCGCCTGAAGGCAATCACATGTCCTGCTCCAAACCACGGGACAGCAGCAGCTCCGAGTGTGTACACGATACACTTCTAACTAAGATCTCACTTTGATTTTCACAGTTTCTGAAGATTTTCTGTGTGCATGTGAAAAACTCACTGACATAGAcatctgtgcagttgctatggtgtccTTTTGGGGttttagtgtgttgctatgcACTTGCTATGGTGTCCTGTTTTTAGTATGTTGCTATGCTAAGTTTGTGCTAAATACATTAATTGATTGTTTATATTTTGCAGCTTGTTTAACAAAGTGTTGCATTTACTTTTCTGGGTGATTTTCAAAGTTTCTTGCCTGGTGGATAATTGGAAACAATCCAATCAATCATTTTGAAGGAGATAACCGAGCCATATCTAGAGACCAAAATATTACACCACAGAAATTTAAAAGTTGGAGGTTTTGACTTGGCTAAGTGAGCAACAACCCACTCATTAGCTCATTAACACCACCCACAAAATCCATTGCGGCAGTGAGTTTTGCACTATTTATGCAGTTCTGAGAAAATGttagttttctcaaaaatactgaaagagaagaaaatgcAAGTGGTACAAAGTGAGGATTTTATCCAGATAATGCAGTTTCACTTCAGGTTATCTGTGTTAAACTAAACAGTTCTTTGTGACCACAAGATGAATGTTAAAAGCATCTCTGTGAGTAAACAAAATAACTCCAAGCCAACATGTCCAGGTTGAAAAACGGGGTATTTGCTGGCTCCAagcaacgcacacacacacacacacacacacatgtctctTTCAGTGAAACAGAAGTTGTTCTGTAAGTCTTTTGTTCGTTCAGACTAGCACACACATTTATAGTCATGGCTGAGAGGAGACGGCACCAGTGGCTCTTCTTCACACCACAAGAGAAAGAGACATGGAAGGAAAGCTTGGATTGTCTCAGTGCTATTGCCTCTTGAAGTCAGATTGTGTCATCCTCTTCAGAGCCGTGTGACGCAGGTAAAGTATTCTGCTAATTGTGGATGCTATCATGTCAACTTGTTGAGCATTGGAGattttaagtgtgtttgtgtaggaTTGTATTGACTAAGCAGTCTGAGCTCAATTAGGATgtccctttaaaaaaatctatgaaACTATTTGGCAAAAGCAATAGAAAGATCTGAACCGCTCAGAGAATTTAGAGGTGTTTTGGTGTCTTCTGAAACAAAATGATCggactgtgcaagaaactgaacattacaATATTATTTCCTATAATCCATAGTTTAGGTAAACAGTCCGGAGAGATGTTCGGTTCACAATGAACCATTcttttgaactggttctttttagaGAACTGAatgaaccagttcatcaaattGGACTCTTCTAAACCAGTTCACGGCTTGAGCAGCACAGATCTACAAGTCACTCAATCAAAACTTACTTTCAGACATCTGACTCGAAATGAGACATGAAGGGGTGAAAGGAACGTTTTTATGGTTTCTCATGGTTTATGCAAAAAGATGAGCTGATAAAGACACTTTATATGCTTTAGACATTTAGATCATTATTTGGTGCTTTCATAATAtaattgtgtatatattattacGTCATTGCAtgattacataaataaatgattgaactgaaccagttcattgaaatgaactgtccaaaagaaccagtttgaATCAGATTTCCCCATTTGCCTGAGACACTGGAATACAGAttgtaatgttaatgttaaataaagagTAAATAATggtcagtttcttgcacagactaatCGTTTCACTTCATATATCATTAGAAGCCACAGGTATTAATTTTGATTTACTTGATATgcttttttattctcaaaaacgGGAGaatattttatgaatcaccaaggaccacagtttcagctaaaaaCGTCTTTACTGTTCTACTCAAGTAAATAATTCACCAATGTTTTGGTTTGTGTGTGAGTAAATGAACAGCACATTTtcgtttttggctgaactatgcctttaagatcCATTTTCAATGTCTTTCTCAGAGAGTTTATGATGGAGGATGTGAAGCCTGAGGGCTGGCGCCAGCTACTTCAGCCCCATGGTGCAGCTGGTAAAAACAGCACGAGTCTCCTTCGCAGGTCCTCATCATGGAGGAGACCTGGAGAACAGGGTTATTACGAGGGCCCTGCGGTGCAGATGAATGAGCCCCTTCGCAGAGCTCGTCCACTGAGCTGCATAGAGGGTGGCAGGATGGACAAATGGCTTCAGACACTGGAGAGACTCCAATCACATCGACTTCAGAATCAAATACCTCAGTTTGTGGACAGGACGGTATCGCTGCCGGTTCTCACAAATGAGACGACGGGAAGTAACCCTCTGTGTCCTGATGCTTCCTCTCTCTGCAGGAGGAATCAGACCCCTAGCGTCTGTCCCAGTATGTGTGAAAGCTCCTTGAGCAGCCTGGAGTCTGTTCACATTAAAGCTGCTCCCGCTGGAGAAAGAGCTCAGTTCTGCACTCTCGCTCCGGTTCGCTTCGGCTGGTTACCCATACAAAGACATGTGATGCTGACAGACATCTCTAACAACAGCCATGACAACAGCAGGTGCCAGGTAAGAAAGAGTAATAGAAAAGGGAAGTGATGTCACACCAGGAAGTTCAGAGTAGTGTACTATTTTCAGacaattttttcagatttttctaaTGTATTGGaagcattttaaaattgtattgaattattttggtttttatttatgtattgtacaataatatatattttatttatttacatatttaatttattattaatagtgcTGTAAGAGTTCTAATGCATTTgaagtatttttaataatatttttattagttatttgtagtctttttatttatttttttatttacttgtcttattttaatttaatttgccaGATTATTTTATTAGCCTGGACTAAAGACATATTtgctcaaaattaaataaaaaattcaaaataaatttccAAGACTGGATGCTACTTGCAGAATTACACATGCAACTTAATGAGGTCATGTGAGAACAATATACTACTGTATTAACATATTATATCATTAATGGTGCTTTCTAAAACAATCATTACTGACTACTGCTCATATTTATGGATAAAGAGCTGAATGATTCCTCAAATCATGTGTCTTTTTGGAAGAGATGTGCTGTTACTTCTCAAACCCAGTGGTTCCCAATCACGTTCTCTGACAGAGAGTTATTAATTACTTTCTAAATCATTTTAAAGTGTCCATGGATAATGGCTTCTCTTCTTTTTGGAGAGGAAAATTGTTCTTGCATAGTAATCCGACTATCAGATATCCACTAAATCATTTAGATTCAGCcttcatttttttacatttcagtttttaaatgaaaataagatagaaaatgtaataaaaaaaagatctgttAGAGTTTCATAAGACTGCTTCACTGTATCCCACAGAGTGTACAGTATAAAACTTTTTGTTTGCCCAGAAGTTCAGATTGATTGAGTCATTCAGACTGGAGATAAAAGCCTTCAGAGTCCCAGACTTTCTGCCACCGCTGTACACCACACAACAATCACTCTCACCTCTGCTGAGAGCAAACCACAGACCTGATTTACCTCAGTGCCAGCTGAtgccagaaagagagagagagagcaagagaaaacTGAAAGGAGGGAAAGAGAGAAATCTTTGGATGACTGTCAAGTATGTGAACTTCAGTGGCTGTTTGGGTGCTGCACGAAGTCAAAATAAAACCACTCTGTCAGCAGGAGCTTGGATCCATTCGGAACAGATTTAGGAACAAATAGATCCAACCGTATCTGAGCCAACAACAGGATCACAACAGTGCCGCAGGGCCCAGAGGAGAGAAACGAATCCAAAAGCATTTGTGAATACTCAAATCTCTCTGTCTTTTCACTTCAGTCATTTTATGTTTAAGCTTTAGTAGTATTTGATAACTTGGAATAGTTCATCAGAAAATGAAAACTGACTGATCATtgactcaccttcaggccatccaagatgattttgtttgttcatcagatttggagaaatgtagcattccatcacttgctcaacagtggatcctctgcagtgaatgggtgccgtcagaattagagtccaaacagctgataaaaacatcacaataatccacagcactccagtccatcagttaatgttttgtgaagagaaaagctgcatgtttataagaaaaaaatccattattaagatgtttttaaatttaaaccattgcttctgactAAAAaatcacttcctccagtgaaaaagtccatctcctgttgtcgtctcacatcaaaatccacccgcaTATTCGTTAAGACCTGTTTTAGactgtttttgcttttaaatggtgcttgatctctgcatatttctctcctgattcagactaaaTTTCTTTTTAacaggagaaagcaatattatggatagaggactcatattttatcaGAAAAAacaatttgatataaaaaaatatggatttgtcttttacaaacacgcagcttttggtATCGCAAAATGTTAACTTGTGtgcattatttgtggattattgtgatgttttaacagctgtttggactctcattctgacggcagccattcactgcagaggagccaataatgagcaagtgatggaatgctacatttctccgaaTCTGTTGTGAtctagaaacaaactcatctacatcttagaggACTGGACAGCGAATACCTTTTCAGCCAACTTtcttatatttttgggtgaattattcctttaagtcaAACTTGAAATGTCTGAATGGCATTGATTAGATCAGAAGATATCAAACAGAGTGGCACGTGCTTGGAAAGACTTCAGGACATTGATGTTATCAGTCTTTACCTACAtctaatgtctgtgtgtgttgttttaGCAGAAACTGAAGTCTCCCATCACTCCAGTGTTGCTCAGCACTCCTGCCAAACTTAAAGGACCAAGACCAAATGGTGCGTACTAACTAAGACAGCATATGAAATTTCTGAAAAGGGGCCACTGGTGAAATATGTTTGGAGGTTTGAGCTTAACTCAGCTGTATTAAATACAGTTTTCAGTAAATTCAGTGAATTGCTTCATGCAGAAATCCAAGTTgtgtatataattaatgtttcTAAAGTTGCACTATGAAACATTTTTGgggtaatatatttttataaatggcaTTATTGAATGAgtacatgaaacaatcagtgttcTGTGATACTCTATGGTATGATACAATAATGATTTATATCAGGAGTAGTTTGGGTTGGATTTGGGTCGGATAGGGATATCCTATTCATTATGTATGATTGCCTCATGTCCATTGGTTTAGAAAAGAGGGTGATGCAATTTTGAGAGGCCTTTGATTTTTACAAAAGTGTTCCTAAgaagaataaaacatttcattccTAAGGAAACTTcttaattatttacttaattattttttatgatatatatatatgtgcattcaAATATATATGTTCAAATGTGTCTATttgaaagctgaaaaaaaaaacttgaaagttCTTGAAAGTTTTTTGCAACTTCAAGATTTGAGGTCTTTTTTGGAGTTTTGTCTTAAGAACAGACTTAAGACATTTATTAAGAAGTTTTTTTGGTGATATACAAAATCTTCTTagttagaaaataaaaagaaaatgccaGTTAAGAAGATTTTTGTCCGGCCCTTGTATGGGCCAAGTAACTCTGTAAAAAGAAACACTGAGAAAGTgagataatatttattatttatatattctgtctCTTAATtagttcttttttattattgtgcttcagtataaatcaaaaacaacaaaaaacatacatcAAATTCTGATCTCTTTATAGTtgtcacatttatgaacttttgtttccttatttggtccccttccttttcttgttttagttaattgatgatccccacctgtctccagttccctcatcacctgtgtgtttaaatacctggtctgtttagttctcccttgtccgtgattatcGTTATGTAAACCTGAATGTATGTAAATGTgacttgtatgtaaatgtaacttaatcttcttcgttatcgtcagtaaactcatcttttcatcccgatcctcctctagcactttctttcgtttagcactacaCCCATTTGTAACAATAGTTTGATTAAATGTCATTCTTTTACTGTAGCGTTTCTATAGTCAAATATGAGTTTTTGGAGTCTGGGATGAGTTTTTGTAGTCGTGCATATTGTTTAGAGCCAGGGACAGATTGTTTGGAGTCAAGGAAAGACTGTCTGGACTCAGAAACGGATGGTTTTGGTTCAGAAGCAGATTGGTTGGAGTCAGGGACAGAGCAGTATTAGGTTTTCAGTCTCATGCGGTGGTTCCCTCAGTGCTGTCATCCTCTCAGCGCTCCTGCTGCTGCAGGGATCTTTTCTCTGGGGTCTGTCAGCAGGTGATGAGCGTATAATGATGCTGCGCAGCGTCACTGTAATTACAGCCGTGAGAGCAGGACCGAGTCGAggggaaggaggaggaggagggaggcAGCAGTGCAGGAACACGGAGCACTTACTCGTCCATAAGTGTTTACAACAGAAATCTTTGGgaatttatctctctctcttttttttttttttttgtctgaccaGCTTCAGATGGTGTGAGACTCTGACAGGACATGAGTGCAATgctgatcagtgtgtgtgtgtgtgtgtgtgtgtgtgaaggccgTTCTTCGGTTGTAAACACAGAATGAGTGACTGGTTCTCATTCAAAGGGTCAATGACAGACACTTGCTGCCTGTCATTCTGGATCACACTGTGTTGCCAGAATCCCAAAATAAGTGATGGAAAAAAGAGATGAATTCTTCTTTGATTCTGGAGACAATTGCATGATTTTGAAGGGATTTAAAGAAAAGCGTTGGGAAAATAAATTTTCCAGCCTCTCTTTTTCATTTGTAAAATTTTTAATATGAGAATTGTGATTGGGatttaaaatgatgtttattattattgttattataagtagtagtagtagtattgtaaaatcattcagttattattattattaaaatattttaaaaattagaaaaatttaaatagtgatattttacagtaaaattgtaaATCAGCATGTTATAAactaataataacatttacaacggttataaaatacaattataactatagctattattatattttaatttattattattattattatttctaaattaaattatgaTGAATGAGTAATATTACTATtgcaatatttcactgtaaaataaattgagTATTTAGGAACTTTTTTTCAGTCTTaatttctttatgttttttttttttttcgtggaaAACTGCAGGGTGCACGTTGTGTTTCCAAataatattagtatattaataataatttattttatcagtCATATGCTGTTCTAAGATATTCAGAACCTGGCTGACACACAACACCTGAGCGGTTGACAAGAGTGCGTGCCGCAATGTCCCGTGAACCAGGAGCATGCTGGGAAAATAACTGCCTGTCAGGTTTAAGCTGCCAGTGTGAAGTGCTAAAAAAACGACTGCAAGAAATAGTTAGCTTGCACCTTAGCTGTCAGACGATGCCATGACCGTGTCTCCATGACAACGCTGACAGAGAATGGTCCATCACACCCGGGTGGCGCACGACTGTCAGATTAAAATCTCTGTCTTCCTGACACCTGTAAGTGATTCAGGTCTAAGCAGACCTCTGTTGacagtgtaaacacacacaacagGAAGATCGGCCTTACACAGGAGTGGCAGGAAACGCCGCTGGATTCATATCACACGCACAAATACACTCTTTAATTGGCTTTAAGTTCCATTTCTCAATGAAAAACATGGAAAATGCATCTCAACGTGGACTTTTCTTGTTTTATTCAGACAGGGAAGCTGCGAGGCCTGAACCTGTTGGCTTCAGATACTGGAGGACACCTGAAAACACACCATCCGTCCTCCATCAGGTGAGACTAGTTTGCTTTATGTTTTGTTCTCAGTGTCTTAATTACTaatcattcaaataatgtatgttTGTCTGAAATACTCAAAGGCCAGTAGGCAGGTGTTATTAAAGTTTCAACAAGCTCATGTATCATAAACTATGCATGATGCACCTTTCAGAAAAAATGATTATTATACAGTACAGTTTCTGTTTTTGGTCAATTTGACACCAGCAGAAACTATTGCAGAACGATACAGTAAAATAAATCCATTGCATGTATTCATGTTTTATATCTCGGGTCTCTGACAGCCAAAacagaaataatgtaatatttttggcCACATAAAATGAGTTATGTTGTAATTTTGCTTAAAATCAGAAAATGTCAACAAGTATGAGCCTGATGCTTTAAAGTTAAATATTCTCCACGCTGTTAGACTGTGCATTGGGTCTGTTGAGAGAGATGCCTGTTTGTTGCCCTACATAttataaatacaaaattgacCCAAAAGACACTGCTAATATAGATTTGTATGATTATATGGTTCATAAAGCCTTGCTGCTCTTGATAGAAACTTGTGATTCAAAAGCACATGGTTTGAATAATGTCAGTGTCTATATACACTGAGTGCAAATAGCCAACCTTGTGGACAAAGGATATTTTCACTAACTCCACCCGTATTTCTTAGATATTTAATTTTGTACAAATGCAATTTTgtattatcattattcttttaaaatgtttaaataatatgaaaacatTCAAATTGTTTTAAGGAGGtcttttctgctcatcaaggatccaattatttgttcaaaaatacagtcagtatagtcatatatttaaatattattgccATTTGAAATAATtgctttctattgtaatatattttaaaatgtaatttactcctgtgatcaaagctgatttttcagtgtcacatgatcttcagaaatcattctaaggtGCTGATTtgaactcaagaaacatttctgattattatctaagcttgctctattctttttctattctatctattttctttttatttattatattttaaaaaaccgtgcgtgtactgtgttaacctaactgagacttgttatagcacttctatatcattgctcttttgttgaatttgactgcttccactgtcctcatttgtaagttgctttggataaaagcatctgctaaatgaataaatgtaaatgtaagtataGTGTAAGTTGTGCAGATCTGAAGTGGTAATGTTCATGAAGAACTAAACAAATAGTTTGTCTGCACTGTGCTTCTGTTCCTCAGCAGTCTTTCATttagaaaaactgtaaatgctcTTTAAAAGCATCTTGTAATCATTTACATGCATAATTCCAGATGACCTACACACAAATGAACACTGTATGGATCGTTTCTATCAGATAAAGGTGTTCTCTAAATAAATCTTTTTCTGAGTCTGTTGATGTGCTGCTTATGATATTTGCTCCAGGCAGCTTTTCTGCATCTCTCTATTTTTATTCTGTCcttttgtttaactttttatcattttatgcCACCCGATGGGAAATTGTGGGCCTGAAGAAAGTATAAACTGTTTTAGTATCTACAGAAATGCTCCCTTTTTTCCAAGACAAAATAAAACCACAACTGACTCTATTTTATCTTAATGCATGTTCCTGGTCGTATATCAATTGGATTTATACAGATGTATAAAATCAAGCACTCACCtatgtttttttctatttaaaaatccaGTTTTACTCTCAAATATGAGATAGTGCAGAAGGAATATTGTTTATGAATGCTAGTTCATGGAGGTACAACAGCAAAGTGAAGGTACAgtacttgatatatatatacatcagataagaagaaaaagataagaaaaaataatattttgtattcctAAAATTTAAGTaaagttaagtaaaaaaataaataaatacaaatcatacATCAGATACTGATCTCTTTATAGTTTGAAGTCAGGAAAGACCTTTGATATCAAAGTTTTTGAAATCAGTTTTATTCTGTCTTTTTGCtttagtttttactgtttttctctCTATTCTAAAAACAACATGaaattcaaaattataaaaaattttaatgcaTGTTTCTGGTCTTATATCTATTAGATTTGTACCGATATATCGAATCATCtacatttttttatagtttaaagATCCAAATTTACACTCAGAcattgaaatgaaatatttaaagttatagtTAAATTGGCTATGAGTGTCATTCCATGGGGCCATGTTCATATGCACAAATCTCTATTTTATCCATTGAGGCTTTTTGAAAGTAaggtgtttatttttaaaagattaaaaaactTCTGTGATTCTCCTAATATAATAAAGAAGTGCCTCGAATCCCAACTTAACCGAATTGCCCCCAAAACTGATATGGTTGCTATGGAAACGGTGGAATGCACCAGTTCAGAATGATGCGAGCTGTTACAATGTGGATTCCGAAAGAATAACTGTGCATGCAGGAGGCAGAGAAGACCTCTTTCATCCACACAAAGCACAATTCGAGagatttcatttgtttgtttccaGGCTTCAGGATCTGTGAGCTCCGAGGGAGGACAAAATGGACCGCAAGCCTGGGATCCAAAAGCCGAGATGGACACTGGCCATGCTGGACCTCATCCCGTGTTGAGAGATCCCACACGCAGGCGTGAAAGTGCACCGGACTCCTTCAGCTCCTCAATATCATCCATCACTATCACTTCCAGGAAGGTCACACAGATTTCCAAGCCTTTGTGTCCGACGATGATTGACCTCGCCGATGGACGAAGAAAAGCCTTAGTGGTCAAAGTCATCGAACAGAGGACGAAAAGCACCACCAGCCGTCCCATCGTCTCGAACTCTGGCTCTGATCATGAAGAGATCGACCACGGTGTGGTACTGAGGAGAAAGGCAACCATTGTGAAAATGACCGAACAGAGAGAGCGTTTCAGTCCATCACAATACAGACACAGCTACACTGAAGGAATCAACCAAGCACAGTTAACCAATGAGTCTAAATTCAATCCCTCACCATTGAACCAAACACTCACTATATCTTTAGAGCCAGGAGGAAACCAGTGGAGGTCCCAGCACAGATCTAGCCTGTCTCTTTACCTTAACAACCTAAATACAAGCAGCACAGCAGGGGAGAAAAACACCCAAAAATACAAGCCACCTCGAAGGCCTCTCAGCTGCGACACAAGCTTGTTTAACTGCACTAAAGCAGTTACACATCCAGCGTTTCACAACAAGATCTCTCCTGCTCCCCAGAAGACAAATATTGACCTTGTTCTTTCCTTCAGCAGCGAAGCAAGAAGGTGCTCAGCCTCCAGTGGTGAGGACAGGAGCGCAAGGAAAGAGGGATTGGAGTGGGATCGAAGGCCTGAGGAGCCTATTTCAGCAATCAAACCTCTCATGCTACTAAAAGCAGCAGGTAATAGCAGAACCTCTGGATATTCGGCGGTAGATGTACAAGAACATACTGCAGGCTGAGGCCGCGCTGTGCTGCTTTGATGTATAATGGATGAGTATGATCGTGTGAGAGACCGGAGGTTTTTAATTGAAGCTTTTCACGGCAGATACGCACAGTAGCAGTGGACGGCCCTGAAATGAGAGATTtctctgctgtctctctctctctgtctcacgtTTTCTCATCTTTTCATTTTCCCACACATCTCTTTGCATGCATAATCTATTTCTACCCTGCTTTCAATACCGGTTTTTGAGCTTCCGTGGGAATTTAGAGCTGCTACACACAGAAAGAAATCTGACAGCCACCgaaatacatgcatacacacaggtttaattATCTGAGGACATTCAGAGATGAATATTGTTTCAAATAAAGTCATTTATAGTTAGTTCAGAGTCAGACTAATTCACACCTCTGAAAGTAAACACATagattttttacatgaaaaaaaagctatttacttTATATGCTTAtgctttgttcatttttattttttaggacaTTTTATAGGCATTTTCCCCTTCAATTTAGGATTTTAGAATGAAAAAAATCCCACTTGCATAGCCAGAAGCGTTTG comes from the Carassius carassius chromosome 39, fCarCar2.1, whole genome shotgun sequence genome and includes:
- the LOC132121168 gene encoding uncharacterized protein LOC132121168; translation: MDTGHAGPHPVLRDPTRRRESAPDSFSSSISSITITSRKVTQISKPLCPTMIDLADGRRKALVVKVIEQRTKSTTSRPIVSNSGSDHEEIDHGVVLRRKATIVKMTEQRERFSPSQYRHSYTEGINQAQLTNESKFNPSPLNQTLTISLEPGGNQWRSQHRSSLSLYLNNLNTSSTAGEKNTQKYKPPRRPLSCDTSLFNCTKAVTHPAFHNKISPAPQKTNIDLVLSFSSEARRCSASSGEDRSARKEGLEWDRRPEEPISAIKPLMLLKAADNSADLSADTVLALNTAAVIANIKLRAQQRRTTSHTATAVCLTEVRGQSEHRELKEEAAGANGKDKICPAEQCVDFVPFESQNDLSETALAPLSLSEALAIRRPGFIQRSQARVRALERRSQERQNSHSSLQTSESGASEMRAGIVQNTGEKISGCLKTGNIAPI